One stretch of Deinococcus aquaedulcis DNA includes these proteins:
- a CDS encoding beta-ketoacyl-ACP synthase III — MSDPSAPARPPLGIMALGTYVPERVVPNSEFEARMDTTADWIESRTGIRERRYAGSDEYTSDLGVRAVRDLLSRDPDALNGVDAVICATVSPDALMPSTAALIAMQVGLVGAAAFDLSTACSGFVYGLSVAQGLILTGSARRVLVVGAEALSKVIDHDDRNTAILFGDGAGAAVVGPVPQGYGFQDFVLGADGHGGSSLYLRCVAPRLPGGVPMTEGVGMNGREVFKFAVRVLGDSGTQVLAKSGLTGADVDWVVPHQANVRIIEAAMERFGLPLSKATVNLDRYGNTSSATVPLVLREAIDDGRIQDGQQLLLIAFGGGLSWVAGTMKWWGGAPSLHPRPAAEVGAWA, encoded by the coding sequence ATGAGCGACCCTTCTGCCCCCGCCCGGCCGCCGCTGGGCATCATGGCGCTGGGAACCTACGTGCCCGAGCGCGTGGTGCCCAACAGCGAATTCGAAGCCCGGATGGACACCACCGCCGACTGGATCGAGTCGCGCACTGGCATTCGCGAGCGCCGCTACGCCGGCTCCGACGAGTACACCAGCGACCTGGGCGTGCGGGCGGTGCGCGACCTGCTCTCGCGCGACCCGGACGCCCTGAATGGCGTGGACGCCGTGATCTGCGCCACGGTGAGCCCCGACGCCCTGATGCCCTCCACGGCGGCCCTGATCGCCATGCAGGTGGGCCTGGTGGGGGCCGCCGCCTTTGACCTGAGCACCGCCTGCAGCGGTTTTGTGTATGGCTTGAGCGTGGCCCAGGGCCTGATTCTGACGGGTAGCGCCCGGCGCGTGCTGGTGGTGGGGGCCGAGGCCCTGAGCAAGGTGATTGACCACGATGACCGCAACACCGCCATTCTGTTCGGGGACGGCGCGGGCGCGGCCGTGGTGGGCCCGGTGCCCCAGGGCTACGGCTTTCAGGACTTTGTACTGGGCGCCGATGGCCATGGGGGCAGCAGCCTCTACCTGCGCTGCGTGGCGCCCCGCTTGCCCGGCGGCGTCCCCATGACCGAGGGCGTGGGCATGAACGGCCGCGAGGTCTTCAAATTCGCCGTGCGGGTGCTGGGCGACAGCGGCACCCAGGTGCTGGCCAAGAGCGGCCTGACCGGCGCCGATGTGGACTGGGTGGTGCCGCACCAGGCCAACGTGCGGATTATCGAGGCGGCGATGGAACGCTTTGGCCTGCCCCTAAGCAAGGCCACCGTGAACCTGGACCGCTACGGCAACACCAGTTCGGCCACCGTGCCGCTGGTGCTGCGCGAGGCCATCGACGACGGGCGGATTCAGGACGGCCAGCAGCTGCTGCTGATCGCCTTTGGCGGCGGCCTGAGCTGGGTGGCGGGCACCATGAAGTGGTGGGGCGGCGCACCCAGCCTGCACCCGCGCCCGGCGGCCGAAGTGGGGGCCTGGGCATGA
- the fabD gene encoding ACP S-malonyltransferase — protein MKIAALFPGQGSHAVGMGADLAAAFPEAGEVYSQIDTVLPGLRTLIETGPLDELTLTANQQPALVSASVAAYRAWRAHTGLTPAFAAGHSLGEYSALVAADALSLGDALRLTRRRGELMQAAVPVGEGAMSAVMGDPATVQAVCAALDGVQPANFNAPTQTVISGTRAAVEAAGTELKARGLKAIPLKVSAPFHCALMDSAAQGLAPQLQTTRFAPPAFPVYANVTAQPNTDAAALPGLLTAQITGAVRWVETIQALAEAGAEVFIEFGPGTVLTGLVRRILPEARTLNVGTAEQVQAFAL, from the coding sequence ATGAAGATCGCGGCCCTTTTTCCCGGCCAAGGCTCGCACGCGGTGGGCATGGGGGCGGACCTTGCCGCTGCGTTTCCCGAAGCGGGCGAGGTCTACAGCCAGATTGACACCGTGCTGCCCGGTCTGCGCACCCTGATTGAAACCGGGCCCCTGGACGAGCTGACCCTGACGGCCAACCAGCAGCCCGCGCTGGTGTCTGCCTCTGTCGCCGCCTACCGCGCGTGGCGGGCCCACACTGGCCTGACCCCGGCCTTTGCCGCTGGGCACTCGCTGGGTGAATATTCCGCGCTGGTGGCCGCCGACGCGCTGTCCCTGGGCGACGCCCTGCGCCTGACGCGCCGCCGGGGCGAGCTGATGCAGGCCGCCGTGCCGGTGGGCGAGGGCGCCATGAGCGCCGTGATGGGCGACCCGGCCACCGTGCAGGCCGTGTGCGCCGCGCTGGACGGCGTGCAGCCCGCCAACTTCAACGCGCCCACCCAGACCGTGATTTCCGGCACCAGGGCAGCGGTGGAGGCGGCCGGGACCGAACTGAAGGCGCGCGGCCTGAAGGCCATTCCCCTGAAGGTGAGCGCGCCCTTTCATTGCGCCCTGATGGACAGCGCCGCCCAGGGCCTGGCGCCGCAGCTGCAGACCACCCGCTTCGCCCCGCCTGCCTTTCCGGTGTACGCCAACGTGACGGCCCAGCCGAATACCGATGCAGCGGCCCTGCCGGGGCTGCTGACCGCCCAGATCACGGGCGCGGTGCGCTGGGTGGAAACCATTCAGGCCCTGGCAGAGGCCGGCGCTGAGGTCTTTATTGAGTTTGGCCCCGGTACTGTGTTGACCGGGCTGGTGAGGCGCATCCTGCCCGAGGCCCGCACCCTGAATGTGGGCACCGCCGAGCAGGTGCAGGCCTTCGCCCTGTGA
- a CDS encoding DinB family protein — translation MNRDDLLQALAARTEEVASGFAGLDEQTFHRGTAEQWSPAYHLDHLTRSNTVLAMALSMPRDRFGWGRRPAGTPGQSEEALRTEYQRRLREQGLRASGRFLPDPRGTQAEQVEAYRQSHALLAHHLLAYTDEAELDTATLPHPALGELSLRELLFFTHYHNDHHLRGAHAALETP, via the coding sequence GTGAACCGGGACGACCTGCTTCAGGCGCTGGCCGCGCGCACCGAGGAGGTGGCCTCGGGTTTTGCAGGGCTGGACGAGCAGACCTTTCACCGGGGCACCGCTGAGCAGTGGTCGCCGGCCTATCATCTGGACCACCTGACGCGCTCGAACACCGTGCTGGCGATGGCCCTGTCCATGCCCCGGGACCGTTTCGGCTGGGGCAGGCGCCCGGCTGGAACACCGGGCCAGTCGGAGGAAGCCCTGCGCACCGAGTACCAGCGGCGCCTCAGGGAACAGGGTCTCCGGGCCTCCGGGCGGTTTCTGCCTGATCCACGGGGCACGCAAGCCGAGCAGGTGGAGGCGTACCGGCAGTCCCACGCCCTGCTGGCCCATCACCTGCTGGCCTACACCGACGAAGCGGAACTGGACACGGCCACGCTGCCGCACCCGGCGCTGGGTGAACTCAGCCTGCGCGAGCTGCTGTTTTTCACGCACTATCACAACGACCACCATCTGCGCGGCGCGCACGCCGCACTGGAGACCCCATGA
- the fabG gene encoding 3-oxoacyl-[acyl-carrier-protein] reductase: MTQTPESAPRKVALVTGSSRGLGRAMALHLARAGFDVAVHYGRGAAEAEKVAEEARSLGVQARVYGADLTTPANAGTLVEGVIGDMGRLDVLVNNAGITRDTLAIRMKDEDWDAVLQTNLSSAFIACRAAIKHMMRARTGRIINIASVVGLTGNPGQANYVASKAGLIGLTKALAKEYGGRGITVNAIAPGFIESDMTAELPEQVRQSYLSSIPLGRLGQPDEVAALVAFLASDAAGYITGQTIGVDGGLNPH, from the coding sequence ATGACCCAGACCCCTGAATCCGCTCCCCGCAAAGTCGCCCTGGTCACCGGCAGCAGCCGGGGCCTGGGCCGCGCCATGGCCCTGCACCTTGCCCGCGCGGGCTTTGATGTGGCGGTGCATTACGGCCGGGGCGCCGCTGAGGCCGAGAAGGTGGCCGAAGAAGCCCGCAGCCTGGGCGTGCAGGCCCGTGTTTACGGCGCCGACCTGACCACGCCCGCCAACGCCGGCACGCTGGTGGAGGGGGTCATTGGGGACATGGGCCGCCTGGACGTGCTGGTCAATAACGCGGGCATCACCCGCGACACCCTGGCGATCCGCATGAAAGACGAGGACTGGGACGCCGTGCTGCAGACCAACCTGTCGAGCGCCTTTATCGCCTGCCGCGCCGCCATCAAACACATGATGCGTGCGCGGACGGGGCGGATCATCAACATCGCGTCGGTGGTGGGGCTGACCGGCAACCCGGGGCAGGCCAACTACGTGGCCAGCAAAGCCGGCCTCATCGGCCTGACCAAGGCGCTGGCCAAGGAATACGGCGGCCGGGGCATCACGGTTAACGCCATTGCCCCCGGCTTTATCGAGAGCGACATGACGGCCGAACTGCCTGAACAGGTGCGCCAGAGCTACCTGAGCAGCATCCCCCTGGGCCGCCTGGGCCAGCCGGACGAGGTGGCCGCCCTCGTCGCCTTCCTGGCAAGCGACGCGGCGGGCTATATCACCGGGCAGACCATTGGCGTGGACGGGGGGCTGAACCCGCATTGA
- the acpP gene encoding acyl carrier protein, giving the protein MATFEDVKDVIVDKLGVDADKVTPEARFVEDLGADSLETVELIMGLEDKFGITISDEDAESIRTVQAAVDYIESKQ; this is encoded by the coding sequence ATGGCGACTTTTGAAGATGTGAAAGACGTGATCGTGGACAAGCTGGGTGTGGACGCCGACAAGGTGACCCCGGAAGCCCGCTTTGTGGAAGACCTCGGCGCCGACAGCCTGGAAACCGTGGAACTGATCATGGGCCTGGAAGACAAGTTCGGCATCACCATCAGCGATGAGGACGCCGAGAGCATCCGCACCGTGCAGGCGGCGGTGGACTACATCGAGAGCAAGCAGTAA